One Nitrosarchaeum sp. DNA window includes the following coding sequences:
- a CDS encoding carbon-nitrogen hydrolase family protein, whose amino-acid sequence MKVAIVQFKASTKKETNLKKIIDYITKAAEKKATLVAFPEFMMFYTNSSQSSKQLANLAETITGNFITSIVKCAKENHIDVVGSFYEKSTKKDRVYDTSFIIDKTGKVISRYRKIHLYDALGFRESDKMIKGSKIAKPVSTTIGKIGMMICYDLRFPEMSRSLAVAGSEILIVPSAWVKGNMKEEHWITINKTRAIENGCYVISPDQVGNIYCGRSLVIDPYGKILLDMKKKQGIGYVNIELKNVKQIRKILPLLKNRRTDIYPTLKI is encoded by the coding sequence ATGAAAGTTGCAATTGTGCAGTTTAAGGCATCTACTAAAAAAGAAACCAATCTAAAAAAAATTATTGATTATATTACAAAAGCAGCAGAAAAAAAAGCCACACTTGTTGCATTTCCAGAATTTATGATGTTTTATACAAATTCATCACAATCATCAAAACAGCTAGCAAATTTAGCTGAAACCATTACTGGAAATTTTATAACTAGTATTGTAAAGTGTGCTAAAGAAAATCACATAGATGTTGTAGGTTCATTTTATGAAAAAAGTACAAAAAAAGATCGAGTATATGATACTTCATTTATTATTGATAAAACTGGTAAAGTAATATCAAGATACAGAAAAATTCATCTCTATGATGCTTTAGGATTTCGAGAGTCTGATAAAATGATTAAAGGTTCAAAGATTGCAAAGCCTGTATCAACTACTATTGGGAAAATAGGAATGATGATTTGCTATGATTTGAGATTTCCAGAGATGTCAAGATCACTTGCTGTTGCAGGCTCTGAAATTCTGATTGTACCGTCAGCTTGGGTGAAAGGTAACATGAAAGAAGAACATTGGATTACAATTAACAAAACACGTGCAATTGAAAATGGTTGTTATGTTATTTCCCCTGATCAAGTTGGAAATATTTACTGCGGAAGAAGTCTTGTAATTGATCCATACGGAAAAATTTTGCTGGACATGAAAAAGAAACAAGGAATTGGCTATGTTAACATTGAATTAAAAAATGTAAAACAAATTAGAAAAATTCTACCATTACTAAAAAACAGACGTACTGACATCTATCCTACTTTGAAGATTTAG
- a CDS encoding DNA topoisomerase has translation MSPKKSLLKTIQVKRTIARHVAKTTKSKTAIFKKEIIQYLDINGYLSWSSKERKYMILGTNSPKNGLVECPECRLGQIMLIRSRTTRKRFMGCSNFYGGCKASSPLLQKARLRAMKIPCEVCKWPMIIFRYSRKQKWTRQCSNFNCESRKTKSSK, from the coding sequence ATGTCACCAAAGAAATCATTGCTCAAAACTATTCAGGTTAAAAGGACTATTGCTAGACACGTAGCAAAAACTACAAAGTCAAAGACAGCAATTTTCAAAAAAGAGATCATTCAATATTTGGACATTAATGGATACTTGTCTTGGTCATCAAAAGAAAGAAAATACATGATTCTTGGGACAAATTCTCCAAAAAACGGACTAGTTGAATGTCCAGAGTGTAGATTAGGTCAGATAATGCTAATCAGATCTAGAACAACAAGAAAGAGATTCATGGGCTGTTCAAACTTTTATGGAGGTTGTAAAGCGTCATCACCACTTTTACAGAAAGCAAGACTTAGAGCAATGAAGATTCCATGTGAAGTATGCAAGTGGCCAATGATAATTTTCCGTTATTCAAGAAAACAAAAATGGACTAGACAGTGTTCAAACTTTAATTGTGAAAGCAGAAAAACTAAATCTTCAAAGTAG
- a CDS encoding thiolase domain-containing protein produces MTFVEKVCVLGAGSTKYGKLSESIADITTQASVLAIENAGIDPKEIKASYISNVFGVADKQVHLGPVLMSRLGIPDKPSLTIESACGSGSVSFREAYANVAAGFYDCLVVTGVEKVTHTGTEWTTTYFAYCSDFFYEGQAGASFPGLFASMARAYLTEFGATEEDFARVAVKNHNNGFLNPKAHMQKKITIDDVLKSPVVASPLKLYDCCPFSDGASSVILCSEKFAKAHGGDYIEVIGSGRGGSPAALQGREHMTTIPSTKIAAADAYKMAGVTPKDIDFAEVHDCFTIAEIVDTEDLGFFEKGKGVQAVREGRTSLNSDISINPSGGLKSKGHPIGATGVGQVVEVFDQLTGKAGARTVKDAKIGLTHNFGATGASCAVHIFQSV; encoded by the coding sequence GTGACATTTGTGGAAAAGGTCTGTGTTCTTGGCGCAGGTAGCACCAAATATGGTAAATTATCAGAAAGTATAGCTGATATCACTACTCAGGCATCCGTTTTAGCTATAGAAAATGCAGGAATCGATCCAAAAGAGATCAAGGCATCTTACATCTCAAACGTCTTTGGAGTTGCAGATAAGCAGGTACATCTTGGACCTGTCTTAATGAGTAGATTGGGAATTCCAGATAAACCATCATTAACAATAGAGTCTGCATGTGGAAGTGGCTCAGTATCATTTAGAGAAGCATATGCCAATGTTGCAGCTGGATTTTATGACTGTCTTGTAGTAACTGGCGTTGAAAAAGTAACTCACACAGGAACTGAATGGACAACAACTTACTTTGCATATTGTTCTGATTTTTTTTATGAAGGTCAAGCAGGTGCATCATTTCCAGGATTATTTGCATCAATGGCAAGAGCTTATTTAACAGAGTTTGGTGCAACCGAAGAAGATTTTGCAAGAGTTGCAGTAAAGAATCACAATAATGGTTTTCTCAATCCTAAAGCTCACATGCAAAAGAAAATTACAATTGATGATGTACTGAAATCTCCGGTAGTTGCAAGTCCACTAAAACTTTATGATTGCTGTCCGTTTTCTGATGGTGCAAGTTCTGTCATTCTCTGTTCTGAAAAATTTGCAAAAGCACATGGTGGTGATTACATTGAAGTCATTGGATCTGGTAGAGGCGGTTCACCTGCTGCATTGCAAGGACGTGAACATATGACTACAATTCCCAGTACAAAGATTGCAGCAGCAGATGCATACAAAATGGCAGGTGTTACTCCAAAAGATATTGATTTTGCTGAAGTACATGATTGCTTTACAATTGCAGAAATTGTTGACACTGAAGATTTAGGATTCTTTGAAAAAGGTAAAGGAGTACAAGCTGTAAGAGAAGGTAGAACTAGTTTGAATTCAGATATCTCAATTAATCCATCAGGAGGTCTTAAATCAAAAGGACATCCAATAGGAGCTACAGGTGTTGGACAAGTAGTAGAAGTATTTGATCAATTAACTGGTAAAGCAGGAGCACGAACTGTTAAAGATGCAAAAATTGGTTTAACTCATAATTTTGGTGCAACTGGTGCAAGTTGCGCTGTTCATATATTCCAAAGTGTGTAA
- a CDS encoding Zn-ribbon domain-containing OB-fold protein, with protein MTIEEQLIEYAKQGKLLTHKCTKCGYIHLSTAYYCLKCGSKGFEDLVLDGVGSIATYTIITVAPAGFEKFTPYAFVVLQLDNTHLRISGFMAGIATPEDLPVGTRARIAGFEDGCGIIIKKQ; from the coding sequence ATGACTATTGAAGAACAACTTATTGAATATGCAAAACAAGGTAAACTCTTAACTCACAAATGTACAAAGTGCGGATACATTCACTTGTCTACTGCCTATTATTGCCTAAAATGTGGAAGTAAGGGCTTTGAGGATCTTGTTTTAGACGGAGTAGGCTCAATTGCCACTTATACGATAATAACTGTGGCTCCAGCAGGATTTGAAAAATTTACACCTTATGCATTTGTGGTGCTTCAATTAGACAACACACATTTGAGAATTTCAGGATTTATGGCTGGAATTGCAACACCTGAAGATCTACCAGTAGGAACCAGAGCCAGAATAGCCGGCTTTGAAGATGGTTGTGGAATCATTATTAAAAAGCAGTAA
- the nrdD gene encoding anaerobic ribonucleoside-triphosphate reductase, with product MELDEELEEPKRSGILQSTSKRVRMIFSVMASPNRIDILRILNSKGPLTYSELKSLAGFKSKKESGKFAYHLRKLLRQSLVALNKSERRYTITNLGKLVLSLARQIEERSIIESGKMYVRTSHESIEEFNSHKIIQSLVREGSLPLELAQKITEEVENRIYKYQTTYLTGSLIREMVNSVLLEHGHEEYRNKLARLGLPVYDVQEMLTNLDNVDNGAEGLLFNTGQKVFAEHLLTNVLPKDVADSHLSGDMHISNPGIWSMIPDTIFVNVKELIEDGVILGGKYLDVSRITSSKTLDDVTSSLSIIISLLSKEASQEIVLDGLIPLFTKHAKNIPELEQKLTDAFSTASTTSKYNRKSTDVSIRLQLGSDLKIVNAIINAYKNYTKITPIPKIGLIVDFEKGKITDVSDALSEIIAIGGKVMFAKGEVSSYGITNGTTKNSGPLAITLQSVSINLPRLAFESNKDETYFRARLALLMKPALSSMALRKKDISDLTRRGLNPILAKNTQYMQRSSVSLIVNLVGLKESVFNILGFQDNKEGRDVLNKVIETAVDVAAKKGKELGDTVAISMIETEGSSRFANLDGEKYGKNSALNSMDSDSYSQGIVLKASEISDYTTKTEIITECTRLSKLLNGGLLVTLDIDQNATQADIKKSIEKASELTSSFKPVKKVALCGECGFKDEPFVDKCPKCKSSYVI from the coding sequence ATGGAATTGGATGAAGAACTAGAAGAGCCAAAGCGAAGCGGAATTCTTCAATCCACGTCAAAGCGTGTAAGAATGATCTTTTCTGTAATGGCAAGCCCTAACAGAATCGATATTTTAAGAATCTTAAATTCCAAGGGCCCTTTGACTTATTCTGAATTAAAGTCACTAGCCGGATTCAAATCTAAAAAAGAGAGTGGAAAATTTGCATACCATTTAAGAAAATTATTGAGACAATCACTTGTAGCACTTAATAAATCTGAAAGACGTTATACAATTACAAATCTTGGAAAACTGGTCTTAAGCTTAGCAAGACAAATCGAAGAACGTTCAATTATTGAAAGTGGTAAGATGTATGTCAGAACATCCCATGAATCAATTGAAGAATTTAATTCTCATAAAATTATTCAATCACTTGTACGTGAAGGTAGCTTACCATTAGAGTTAGCCCAAAAAATTACTGAAGAAGTTGAAAATAGAATTTATAAATATCAAACAACATATCTTACAGGATCTCTTATTCGAGAAATGGTAAATTCAGTTCTTTTAGAGCATGGTCATGAAGAATACCGCAATAAATTAGCACGCCTAGGCTTACCTGTATATGACGTTCAAGAGATGCTCACAAATCTAGATAATGTAGATAATGGCGCAGAAGGCTTACTTTTCAATACAGGTCAAAAAGTGTTTGCAGAACATTTACTCACAAATGTATTGCCAAAAGATGTTGCAGATTCCCATCTTTCTGGTGATATGCATATTTCAAATCCTGGAATATGGTCAATGATACCTGATACAATATTTGTTAATGTAAAAGAATTGATTGAAGATGGAGTTATTCTTGGTGGAAAATATCTTGATGTATCAAGAATCACATCATCAAAAACACTAGATGATGTCACATCTTCTTTATCTATCATCATTTCATTACTTTCCAAAGAAGCTTCACAAGAAATTGTTCTTGATGGATTAATTCCATTATTTACAAAACATGCAAAGAACATTCCAGAGTTAGAACAAAAACTGACAGATGCATTTTCTACTGCTTCCACTACATCAAAATATAATAGAAAAAGTACCGATGTCTCAATTAGACTTCAATTAGGTTCTGATCTAAAAATTGTTAATGCAATCATTAATGCTTACAAGAATTATACAAAGATAACTCCAATTCCAAAAATTGGTTTAATTGTAGATTTTGAGAAAGGAAAAATCACCGATGTTTCTGATGCATTATCCGAAATTATTGCAATTGGTGGCAAAGTCATGTTTGCAAAAGGTGAAGTATCAAGTTATGGTATTACAAATGGTACAACTAAAAATTCTGGTCCACTTGCAATTACACTGCAATCTGTATCGATCAATCTTCCAAGACTTGCATTTGAATCCAACAAAGATGAAACATACTTTAGAGCAAGACTTGCCTTGCTAATGAAACCTGCATTGTCTTCTATGGCATTAAGAAAGAAAGACATCTCTGATCTTACACGAAGAGGATTAAATCCAATACTTGCAAAAAATACTCAATACATGCAAAGAAGTTCTGTATCTCTAATTGTTAATCTAGTAGGTTTGAAAGAATCGGTCTTCAATATACTTGGTTTCCAAGATAATAAAGAAGGAAGAGACGTACTCAATAAAGTAATAGAAACCGCAGTTGATGTTGCTGCTAAGAAAGGTAAGGAACTCGGTGATACTGTAGCGATATCCATGATTGAAACAGAAGGATCTAGCCGATTTGCAAACCTAGATGGTGAGAAATACGGTAAAAATTCAGCACTAAATTCTATGGATAGTGACTCTTACTCACAGGGAATAGTGTTAAAAGCATCTGAAATATCTGATTATACAACTAAGACTGAGATTATCACTGAATGTACTAGGTTATCTAAATTACTTAATGGTGGGTTACTAGTCACACTAGATATTGATCAGAACGCTACTCAAGCTGATATTAAAAAATCAATTGAGAAAGCATCAGAGCTTACATCTTCTTTTAAGCCTGTGAAAAAAGTAGCACTCTGTGGTGAATGTGGATTCAAAGATGAACCCTTTGTTGACAAATGTCCAAAGTGCAAGTCTTCATATGTCATCTGA
- a CDS encoding adenosylcobalamin-dependent ribonucleoside-diphosphate reductase — translation MDKSQIESTINEIRKRSGAITAFNQNKISNAIYKALAATSKADRALADQLANKVVQKLVEQGFTNSRAPSVEDIQDIVESTLIDCGNSDIAKAYIVYRHERRKLRDEKMKVLNLKSLDPVSKNFDLNCLRVLASRYLFRNNKNEIIESPTQMFERVAILVGIGDVLYDSKVFEKTGNITQDIEEARTYLEKLDNFDYKFKIGEYFLNKWHFRSLINHYVTLASKGQMKVSFKDLLTLLAAKELDGYADKITEYFELMTAQDFLPNSPTMMNAGGRLGQLSACFVLGMPDDMEKIMKSTSDAALIFKSGGGVGINYSDLREEGDIVASTSGVASGPVSFMNIINTVTEVVKQGGKRRGANMGIIEAWHPDVEKFITNKTEPGVLENFNVSVGIWEDFWNSLVNTTDGKYMLRSPRDRKPVKEINAHQLIDLIALSAWKSAEPGLIFFDQINKYNVFAKARQAPLRATNPCGEQSLYPYESCNLGSINLVNLVKRKADGEYEFDWQRYEETIRKTTRFLDNIIDVNHYPVKEIDIASKDSRRIGLGVMGVADLLYKLKIPYNSKEGYDLQSKLSEALTYYSMEESVALAKSRGEFPLCSKTEYPEGKIPIAGYYEKPKESHCYEWDALIDKIKKHGIRNVLTTTVAPTGTLSMIADCSNGMEPAFALVFEKRVTVGRFFYTNKIVEQVLQEHGLYSDELLAKIADNYGSLKGIPEIPQWMQDVYVTAMDIHWADHLMAQGVWQDWIGNAIAKTINMPYDVTAEDVKSAYLLAHELGLKGITVYRDGSRHKQVLHMTSDNAQKTFDVTPSEHVTRYVTTMISNSYIKSHVHDSLELKVYAEEITSEPVRQEVDENRLCPTCKNNLVFVEGCSICIECGYSGCTSG, via the coding sequence TTGGATAAATCACAAATAGAAAGTACTATCAATGAGATCCGTAAGCGCAGTGGCGCTATAACGGCCTTCAATCAAAATAAAATTTCAAACGCTATATACAAAGCGTTGGCAGCCACCTCTAAAGCCGACCGTGCGCTAGCCGATCAACTTGCAAATAAAGTTGTACAAAAATTAGTTGAACAGGGGTTCACAAATTCTAGAGCTCCTAGTGTTGAGGATATTCAAGACATTGTAGAGTCAACTCTCATAGATTGTGGAAACAGTGACATTGCAAAAGCATACATCGTTTACAGACATGAACGAAGAAAATTAAGAGACGAAAAAATGAAAGTCTTAAACCTAAAATCTTTAGATCCTGTCTCTAAGAATTTTGATCTAAATTGCTTGAGAGTATTGGCATCTAGATATCTTTTTAGAAATAACAAAAATGAAATCATTGAATCACCAACTCAAATGTTTGAAAGAGTTGCAATTCTAGTTGGAATCGGTGATGTCTTATATGATTCAAAAGTATTTGAAAAAACTGGAAATATTACCCAAGATATTGAAGAAGCACGCACATATCTTGAGAAATTAGATAATTTTGATTACAAATTCAAAATTGGAGAATATTTTCTCAACAAGTGGCACTTTAGATCTCTGATCAATCACTATGTGACTCTTGCAAGTAAAGGTCAGATGAAAGTCAGCTTTAAAGATCTTCTAACACTGCTTGCGGCAAAAGAATTAGATGGTTACGCAGACAAAATTACAGAATATTTTGAATTGATGACAGCACAAGACTTCCTGCCAAATTCACCAACAATGATGAATGCTGGTGGTAGACTTGGTCAGCTTTCTGCATGTTTTGTTCTTGGAATGCCAGATGACATGGAAAAAATCATGAAGTCAACTTCTGATGCAGCACTAATATTCAAATCTGGAGGCGGAGTTGGAATCAACTATTCTGATCTTCGTGAAGAAGGCGACATTGTTGCATCAACATCAGGTGTAGCATCAGGTCCAGTTTCTTTTATGAATATCATCAATACTGTAACTGAAGTTGTAAAACAAGGTGGAAAAAGAAGAGGTGCTAACATGGGCATCATTGAAGCTTGGCATCCTGATGTTGAAAAATTCATCACAAATAAAACAGAACCTGGTGTTTTGGAAAACTTTAACGTCAGTGTAGGTATTTGGGAAGACTTTTGGAATTCACTAGTAAATACAACTGATGGAAAATACATGTTACGTAGTCCACGTGACAGAAAGCCAGTAAAAGAAATCAATGCACATCAATTAATTGACTTGATAGCTCTTTCTGCATGGAAGAGTGCAGAGCCTGGATTGATCTTCTTTGATCAAATTAACAAATACAATGTGTTTGCCAAAGCAAGACAAGCTCCATTAAGAGCTACAAACCCATGTGGCGAACAAAGTCTTTATCCATACGAATCATGCAATCTTGGTTCTATCAACTTGGTAAATCTCGTAAAAAGAAAAGCTGATGGAGAATACGAATTTGATTGGCAAAGATATGAAGAAACAATCAGAAAAACAACCAGATTCTTAGACAACATCATTGATGTAAACCACTATCCTGTAAAAGAAATTGATATTGCATCAAAAGATTCTAGACGAATTGGATTAGGTGTAATGGGAGTAGCAGATCTATTATACAAATTAAAAATTCCATACAACTCTAAAGAAGGATACGATCTACAATCAAAACTCTCTGAAGCATTGACTTACTATTCAATGGAAGAAAGCGTAGCACTTGCAAAATCTAGAGGTGAATTCCCACTATGCTCAAAAACGGAATATCCTGAAGGAAAGATTCCAATTGCAGGATATTATGAGAAACCAAAAGAGTCTCACTGTTATGAATGGGATGCACTAATTGATAAGATAAAGAAACATGGAATAAGAAATGTTTTGACTACTACAGTAGCTCCTACAGGAACACTATCTATGATTGCAGATTGTTCAAATGGAATGGAACCAGCATTTGCTCTAGTCTTTGAGAAGAGAGTGACAGTAGGTAGATTCTTCTACACCAACAAAATTGTTGAACAAGTACTACAAGAACATGGTCTATACAGCGATGAACTCCTTGCGAAGATTGCAGACAACTATGGTTCACTAAAAGGAATTCCTGAAATTCCACAATGGATGCAAGATGTCTATGTAACTGCAATGGATATTCACTGGGCAGATCATCTAATGGCTCAAGGTGTATGGCAAGATTGGATTGGAAATGCAATTGCCAAGACAATTAACATGCCATACGATGTTACAGCAGAAGATGTAAAATCTGCATATCTGTTGGCACATGAACTGGGACTAAAAGGAATCACAGTATATCGTGATGGTTCAAGACACAAACAAGTACTTCACATGACAAGTGACAATGCACAAAAGACATTTGATGTTACACCTAGCGAACATGTTACTAGATACGTAACAACAATGATCTCAAATTCATACATCAAATCACATGTACATGATTCACTTGAACTCAAAGTATATGCTGAAGAAATTACATCCGAACCTGTTAGACAAGAAGTAGATGAAAATCGTCTCTGTCCAACATGCAAAAACAACCTTGTATTTGTAGAAGGATGTAGTATTTGCATCGAATGTGGATATAGCGGTTGTACTTCTGGATAG